A window of Citrus sinensis cultivar Valencia sweet orange chromosome 7, DVS_A1.0, whole genome shotgun sequence contains these coding sequences:
- the LOC102614574 gene encoding probable inactive ATP-dependent zinc metalloprotease FTSHI 4, chloroplastic, translating into MQSHFSQQLDSITFPKHFPSHFSRFNKHIFRTKLSSKRRSFVTVKHNRVSVSACKASSSNSVVSSSTNSEEDAESTQLFEKLKEAERQRINKLEEFDRKANVQLERQLVLASEWSRVLMTMCGRLKGTELDPENSHRIDFSDFWKLLNSNSVQYMEYSNYGQTVSVILPYYKDAKVEGKEGNPGKDIIYRRHVVDRMPIDCWNDVWQKLHQQVVNVDVVNVNTVSAEVYSSVATAVIWSMRLALAVGLYIWIDNIMRPIYAKLIPCDLGTPPQKTRQPLQRRALGSLGKSRAKFISAEETTGVTFDDFAGQEYIKRELQEIVRILKNDEEFQNKGIYCPKGVLLHGPPGTGKTLLAKAIAGEAGVPFFAANGTDFVEMFVGVAASRVKDLFASARSFAPSIIFIDEIDAIGSKRGGPDIGGGGAEREQGLLQILTEMDGFKVSTSQVLVIGATNRLDILDPALLRKGRFDKIVRVGLPSKDGRFAILKVHARNKYFRSEEEKDVLLQEIAELTEDFTGAELQNILNEAGILTARKDLDYIGREELLEALKRQKGTFETGQEDSTDIPEELKLRLAYREAAVAVLACHLPDPYRPIIETDIKSIRSQPNMRYAEISGRVFSRKNDYLNAIVRACGPRVIEEQMFGIDNMCWISSKATLDASRLAEFLILQTGMTAFGKAYYRNQSDLVPNLATKLEALRDEYMRFAVEKCVSVLREYHSAVETITDILLEKGEIKAEEIWDIYKKAPQIPQPAVSPVDEYGALIYAGRWGIQGVSLPGRATFAPGNVGFATFGAPRPMQTQTVSDETWKLIDSIWDKRVEEIKAEASMEVEEDNQKPQLLMASHFL; encoded by the exons atgcagTCTCATTTCTCACAACAGCTCGATTCAATTACATTCCCAAAGCACTTCCCCTCTCATTTTTCTCGGTTTAATAAACACATTTTCCGAACCAAATTGAGTTCAAAGAGGCGCTCTTTCGTTACAGTTAAGCACAACCGGGTCAGTGTTAGTGCTTGTAAAGCTTCAAGTTCCAACTCAGTCGTATCATCATCTACGAACTCAGAAGAAGATGCCGAGTCAACTCAGCTTTTCGag AAACTGAAGGAAGCAGAGAGGCAACGGATTAACAAATTGGAAGAATTTGATAGAAAGGCCAATGTGCAGCTGGAGAGGCAGCTTGTGCTGGCTTCGGAATGGAGCAGAGTGTTAATGACTATGTGTGGAAGGTTGAAAGGAACAGAGTTGGACCCTGAGAATTCGCATAGGATTGACTTCAGTGATTTTTGGAAGCTTCTTAACTCAAATAGTGTCCAATATATGGAGTACTCAAACTATGGTCAAACTGTATCTG tgATTTTGCCATACTACAAAGATGCAAAAGTTGAAGGAAAAGAAGGGAATCCAGGGAAGGACATCATTTATCGCCGCCATGTGGTAGATCGTATGCCCATTGATTGTTGGAATGATGTATGGCAAAAGCTGCACCAGCAAGTAGTAAATGTTGATGTAGTTAATGTGAATACAGTATCTGCAGAAGTCTACTCTAGTGTTGCTACAGCAGTCATATGGTCTATGCGACTTGCCCTTGCTGTTGGATTATACATTTGGATTGACAATATAATGAGGCCAATATATGCTAAGTTAATACCTTGTGACTTGGGAACTCCTCCCCAAAAAACCAGGCAGCCACTCCAGCGCCGTGCACTTGGATCATTAGGCAAGAGTCG GGCAAAGTTTATATCGGCAGAAGAAACTACTGGAGTTACCTTTGATGATTTTGCTGGTCAGGAGTATATAAAGAGAGAACTGCAAGAGATTGTGCgtattttaaagaatgatgaGGAGTTCCAAAACAAAGGTATTTATTGCCCAAAAGGTGTCCTTCTACATGGGCCTCCAGGAACTGGTAAAACGCTGTTGGCTAAAGCTATTGCTGGTGAAGCAGGAGTGCCTTTCTTTGCAGCAAATGGTACTGATTTTGTGGAG ATGTTCGTGGGCGTGGCAGCATCACGTGTCAAGGATCTTTTTGCTAGTGCAAGATCATTTGCACCTTCCatcatttttattgatgaGATTGATGCAATTGGTAGCAAGCGTGGTGGACCTGATATTGGCGGG GGTGGTGCAGAAAGGGAACAAGGCCTGCTTCAGATATTGACTGAGATGGATGGATTTAAAGTTTCTACATCACAG GTGTTAGTTATTGGTGCAACTAATAGACTGGACATTCTTGATCCTGCTCTCTTGAGAAAGGGCCGTTTTGACAAGATTGTGAGGGTTGGTTTGCCATCTAAGGATGGTAGATTTGCAATATTGAAG GTGCATGctagaaataaatattttcgcTCAGAGGAGGAAAAGGACGTTCTACTGCAAGAAATTGCAGAGCTTACAGAAGATTTTACTGGGGCAGAGCTGCAAAATATACT GAATGAAGCCGGAATTTTGACTGCCAGGAAAGATTTAGACTACATTGGGCGAGAAGAACTTTTAGAAGCTTTGAAACGG CAAAAGGGCACGTTTGAAACAGGGCAAGAAGACAGTACTGATATTCCAGAAGAATTGAAATTGAGGTTGGCATATAGAGAAGCAGCTGTAGCTGTTCTTGCATGCCACTTGCCAGATCCCTACCGTCCAATCATAGAG ACGGACATAAAATCAATCCGAAGCCAACCAAATATGCGTTATGCCGAAATTTCAGGCAGAGTTTTTTCGAGAAAAAACGATTATTTGAATGCAATAGTCCGTGCTTGTGGTC CTCGAGTAATTGAGGAGCAGATGTTTGGGATTGACAACATGTGCTGGATCTCTTCAAAGGCTACACTAGATGCTTCAAGGCTTGCAGAATTTTTGATTCTGCAGACTGGGATGACGGCATTTGGGAAAGCATACTATAGGAATCAAAGTGATCTAGTGCCAAAT CTTGCAACCAAACTTGAAGCACTTCGAGATGAATATATGCGTTTTGCTGTGGAAAAATGTGTGTCTGTGCTCAGAGAATACCATTCAGCTGTGGAGACAATTACAG ATATTTTACTCGAAAAGGGTGAGATTAAAGCTGAGGAAATTTGGGACATATATAAAAAGGCGCCTCAAATACCTCAG CCTGCTGTAAGTCCAGTTGATGAGTATGGTGCTTTAATTTATGCTGGCCGATGGGGAATTCAGGGAGTCTCGCTACCAGGAAGGGCCACGTTTGCACCAGGAAACGTTGGGTTTGCAACTTTTGGTGCACCTCGCCCTATGCAG ACCCAAACTGTAAGTGATGAAACCTGGAAGCTAATAGACAGTATTTGGGACAAAAGGGTTGAGGAAATTAAAGCTGAAGCTTCAATGGAGGTTGAAGAAGACAATCAAAAGCCACAACTTTTGATGGCCAGCCATTTCCTTTGA
- the LOC102617600 gene encoding uncharacterized protein LOC102617600, which produces MKLKQFKARSKSTSYCKKTCSSEFENEQPHHHSESFGAQDMGSVPKSISSSEKKLTWLQSQIIGKNAEFDSPFGKRRLTYADHTASGRSLRYIENYIINNVLPFYGNTHTCDSYVGQHTTNMVHEASNYIKKCLGGGQEDAMIFCGSGTTAAIKRLQEVMGIAVPSILREKLIKCLRDEERWVVFVGPHEHHSNLLSWRQSLAEVVEIGLDDDGLLDIEALRSKLELYKDAKRPILGSFSACSNVTGIYSDTRSIARLLHQYGGFACFDFAASGPYVEIDMRSGQTDGYDAIFLSTHKFLGGPGSPGILLMTKALYQLGSFPPSTCGGGTVNYVNGFNEKDTLYLEDIEERESGGTPQVIQMIRAALAFWVKEYISHEVIKKQEETYIERALERLLPNQNIKILGNTSTKRQAILSFNIHSSTTNSSLGENTKTETDKPLHGPFVATLLNDLFGIQARGGCACAGPYGHHLLDLDEAQSYQIRSAIQKGYVGVKPGWTRISFPYYMSNEEFEFVLEALEFIAIYGQRFLPLYNFNIKTGTWCFMTAFEELIIGKQNSHKLHAKQATVPAEDEYPIYLENARHIASLLPEFPPQHRLPEDVDPSCLHFRI; this is translated from the exons ATGAAGCTTAAGCAGTTCAAAGCCAGAAGCAAGAGCACAAGTTACTGTAAAAAAACATGTTCATCAGAATTTGAAAATGAGCAACCCCATCATCACTCAGAATCATTTGGCGCACAAGATATGGGCAGTGTGCCCAAAAGCATCTCATCTTCAGAGAAAAAACTTACATGGCTGCAGTCTCAGATAATTGGTAAAAATGCAGAATTTGATTCTCCATTTGGAAAAAGAAGACTCACTTATGCTGATCACACTGCCTCTGGCAGGTCTCTTCGCTACattgaaaattatatcatCAACAATGTGCTTCCCTTCTATG GAAACACTCACACTTGTGATAGTTATGTGGGACAACATACGACAAACATGGTGCATGAAGCATCAAATTACATTAAGAAATGCTTAGGTGGTGGACAAGAAGATGCAATGATATTTTGTGGCTCAGGGACAACAGCTGCAATTAAAAGGCTGCAAGAAGTTATGGGGATTGCAGTGCCATCGATTCTAAGGGAGAAGCTTATAAAATGTTTAAGAGATGAAGAGAGATGGGTGGTTTTTGTAGGGCCTCACGAGCACCATTCAAATCTGCTTTCATGGAGGCAGAGCTTAGCTGAAGTTGTAGAGATTGGTCTTGATGATGATGGCTTATTAGATATTGAAGCTCTGAGATCAAAACTTGAGTTGTATAAAGATGCTAAGAGACCAATATTAGGTTCTTTTTCAGCTTGTAGTAATGTGACTGGGATTTATTCAGATACAAGATCAATTGCTAGACTTCTTCACCAATATGGAGGCTTTGCATGCTTTGACTTTGCTGCAAG TGGCCCTTATGTCGAGATTGACATGAGGTCAGGACAGACTGATGGCTATGATGCAATTTTTCTTAGTACGCATAAGTTCCTTGGAGGGCCAGGATCTCCTGGCATCCTTCTGATGACCAAGGCTTTGTATCAGCTGGGTTCATTTCCCCCTTCAACTTGTGGAGGTGGAACGGTTAATTATGTCAATGGCTTCAATGAAAAG GACACGTTGTATTTGGAAGACatagaagaaagagaaagtgGAGGGACACCACAAGTTATTCAAATGATTAGAGCAGCATTGGCCTTTTGGGTAAAAGAATACATTAGTCATGAAGTGATCAAGAAACAGGAAGAAACTTACATCGAAAGAGCACTAGAGAGGCTTCTACCAAACCAAAACATCAAGATTTTAGGAAACACAAGCACCAAAAGACAAGCTATACTGTCTTTCAACATACATTCTTCTACCACCAATTCTTCCCTTGGTGAGAACACGAAAACAGAGACAGACAAGCCTCTGCACGGACCCTTTGTAGCAACACTCTTGAATGACTTGTTCGGCATCCAAGCACGCGGCGGGTGTGCCTGCGCCGGACCCTATGGTCACCATCTGCTTGATTTGGATGAGGCTCAATCATATCAAATTCGTTCTGCAATACAAAAG GGTTATGTTGGGGTGAAGCCGGGATGGACAAGAATTAGCTTCCCTTACTACATGTCAAACGAAGAATTCGAGTTCGTTCTTGAAGCATTGGAGTTTATAGCTATATACGGCCAGCGATTTCTGCCCTTGTACAATTTCAACATCAAGACGGGTACTTGGTGTTTTATGACAGCATTCGAGGAATTGATTATTGGTAAGCAAAATAGTCACAAGCTTCATGCAAAGCAAGCAACGGTGCCAGCTGAAGATGAGTACCCAATTTATTTGGAGAATGCTAGACACATTGCTAGCCTTCTTCCCGAGTTTCCTCCTCAGCATCGATTACCAGAAGACGTGGATCCCAGTTGCCTACACTTCAGGATCTAG